A stretch of the Teretinema zuelzerae genome encodes the following:
- the rpmA gene encoding 50S ribosomal protein L27 — protein MGRKKGGSGAKNGRDSNPKYLGVKVFGGQIVTSGSILVRQRGTKIHPGNNVGCGRDDTLFATVDGVVKYHSRKGRNLASVEPVQA, from the coding sequence ATGGGACGCAAAAAAGGTGGTAGCGGTGCCAAAAACGGCCGCGATTCGAATCCGAAATATCTCGGAGTAAAAGTGTTCGGCGGTCAGATCGTTACTTCCGGCTCAATCTTGGTTCGTCAGAGAGGAACTAAAATCCATCCTGGCAACAATGTTGGCTGCGGAAGAGACGATACCCTGTTCGCAACCGTTGACGGTGTGGTAAAATACCATTCCCGCAAGGGAAGAAACCTTGCTTCTGTCGAGCCGGTTCAGGCTTGA
- a CDS encoding ribosomal-processing cysteine protease Prp → MGVVLGASGNLVSASARGHAGQGAKGADIVCASVTVLLRTTLAMLASRSGLETEAETAGRGSLAFRVTAWREEDLPFLQYAAAFLREGISSIEKEYPKAVVMRVETGSDY, encoded by the coding sequence GTGGGTGTGGTCCTTGGAGCGTCGGGAAATCTGGTTTCCGCCTCCGCCCGGGGACACGCAGGTCAGGGAGCGAAAGGCGCGGACATTGTGTGCGCCTCGGTCACTGTTCTGCTGAGAACCACCCTGGCAATGCTCGCTTCCCGATCCGGTTTGGAGACGGAAGCGGAAACGGCTGGACGCGGGTCGCTCGCATTCCGCGTAACAGCCTGGAGGGAAGAGGATCTTCCTTTTCTGCAATATGCGGCCGCTTTTTTACGCGAAGGGATTTCTTCTATCGAGAAAGAATACCCGAAGGCGGTCGTAATGCGGGTGGAAACCGGATCGGACTATTGA